One Urocitellus parryii isolate mUroPar1 chromosome 8, mUroPar1.hap1, whole genome shotgun sequence DNA window includes the following coding sequences:
- the Pex3 gene encoding peroxisomal biogenesis factor 3, with amino-acid sequence MLRSMWNFLKRHKKKCIFLGTVLGGVYILGKYGQKKIREIQEREAAEYIAQARRQYHFESNQRTCNMTVLSMLPTLREALMQQLNSESLTALLKNRPSNKLEIWEDLKIISFTRSIVAVYSTCMLVVLLRVQLNIIGGYIYLDNAAVGKNGTTVLAPPDVQQQYLSSIHHLLGDGLTELITVIKQAVQNILGSVSLKYSLSLLDLEQKIKEIRTLVEQDKSSSWINKDGSKSLLCHYMMPDEETPLAVQACGLSSRDITTIKLLNETRDMLESPDFSTVLNTCLNRGFSRLLDNMAEFFRPTEQDLQHSNSMNSLSSVSLPLAKIIPIVNGQIHSVCSETPSHFVQDLLMMEQVKDFAANVYEAFSTPQQLEK; translated from the exons GAGTATATATCCTGGGGAAATATggacagaagaaaataagagaaatacaaGAAAGGGAGGCAGCAGAATACATTGCCCAAGCACGACGACAGTATCATTTTGAAAGTAACCAGAGGACTTGCAATATGACAG TGCTGTCCATGCTTCCAACACTGAGAGAGGCCTTAATGCAGCAACTCAATTCCGAGAGCCTTACAGCTCTACTAAAAAACAG gccTTCAAACAAGCTAGAAATATGGGAGGATCTGAAGATAATAA GTTTCACAAGAAGTATCGTGGCTGTGTATAGTACTTGCATGCTGGTTGTTCTTTTGAGAGTCCAGTTAAACATAATTGGTGGATATATTTACTTGGATAATGCGGCTGTTGGCAAAAATGGCACA ACAGTTCTTGCTCCCCCAGATGTCCAACAGCAATATTTATCAAGTATTCACCACCTCCTTGGAGATG GCCTGACAGAATTGATCACTGTCATTAAACAAGCTGTGCAGAATATTTTAGGAAG tgtttctcttaaatattctttgtcccttttggacttggagcaaaaaataaaagaaatcagaactCTTGTTGAACAAGATAAATCATCTTCTTGGATTAATAAAGATGGATCCAAGTCTTTATTATGCCATTATATGATGCCAGATGAAGAAACTCCATTAGCAGTTCAG GCCTGTGGACTTTCTTCCAGAGATATTACTACTATTAAACTTCTCAATGAAACTAGAGACATGTTAGAAAG TCCAGATTTTAGTACAGTTTTGAATACCTGTTTAAATCGAGGTTTTAGTAGACTTCTAGACAACATGGCTGAGTTCTTTCGACCTACTGAACAGGACCTGCAACATAGCAACTCCATGAATAG TCTTTCTAGTGTCAGCCTGCCTTTAGCTAAGATAATTCCAATAGTAAATGGACAGATCCACTCAGTTTGCAGTGAAACTCCTAGTCATTTTGTTCAG GATCTGTTGATGATGGAACAAGTGAAAGACTTTGCTGCTAATGTGTACGAAGCTTTTAGTACCCCTCAGCAATTGGAGAAATGA